One Sinobacterium norvegicum genomic window carries:
- the trmB gene encoding tRNA (guanosine(46)-N7)-methyltransferase TrmB, producing the protein MSEEIKRRPIKSFVLRSGRMTDGQRIAFEALQEQRGLFLDQGMIDYNEVFGRNAPVVIEIGFGMGTSLAQMAEEAPEKDFIGIEVHRPGVGRLLALSESKELNNMRVYNEDAIQIMNQCIPDESIDTLQLFFPDPWHKARHNKRRIVQADFVQLVRRKLKKGGIFHMATDWEHYSEQMMEVMTEAEGFTNTLGDGVFSSRPENRPITKFETRGQKLGHGVWDLLFEKTA; encoded by the coding sequence ATGAGTGAAGAAATAAAACGCAGACCGATTAAAAGCTTTGTCCTTCGCAGTGGTCGTATGACCGATGGCCAGCGTATTGCTTTCGAGGCACTGCAGGAGCAGCGAGGTCTGTTCCTAGACCAAGGTATGATCGATTATAACGAGGTATTTGGCCGCAATGCTCCGGTAGTGATTGAGATTGGCTTTGGTATGGGTACCTCGTTGGCGCAGATGGCCGAAGAGGCGCCTGAAAAAGACTTTATCGGCATCGAAGTCCATCGCCCCGGTGTGGGACGGCTGTTGGCGTTGTCGGAGAGCAAAGAACTGAACAATATGCGGGTCTATAACGAGGATGCGATTCAAATAATGAATCAATGTATCCCCGATGAGAGTATCGATACCCTGCAGCTCTTCTTTCCCGACCCTTGGCACAAGGCGCGTCATAATAAGCGCCGTATTGTGCAGGCTGACTTTGTTCAGCTCGTTCGCCGTAAATTGAAAAAGGGCGGTATTTTTCATATGGCGACGGACTGGGAGCATTATTCCGAGCAGATGATGGAGGTGATGACCGAAGCTGAAGGCTTTACTAATACCCTGGGTGATGGGGTATTCTCATCGCGTCCAGAGAATCGCCCCATTACCAAGTTTGAAACCAGAGGCCAGAAGTTAGGCCATGGCGTTTGGGATTTGCTGTTCGAGAAAACGGCTTGA
- a CDS encoding DUF423 domain-containing protein — protein MAVNQLIIAAISGFLAVAIGAFGAHGLKNKLDDTLMAAYQTGVEYQFYHTLALLLVVLIGAQFPSIGLYKVAGWLFALGIVLFSGSLYALALSGVKILGVVTPIGGLCFLAGWLCLVIAGVKSL, from the coding sequence ATGGCTGTTAACCAGTTAATAATTGCCGCCATCAGTGGTTTTCTGGCGGTGGCCATCGGAGCCTTTGGTGCTCACGGTCTGAAAAATAAGCTCGATGATACACTGATGGCCGCCTATCAAACCGGGGTAGAATATCAGTTCTATCATACATTGGCGCTGTTGTTGGTGGTGTTGATCGGTGCGCAGTTCCCATCGATTGGGCTGTATAAGGTCGCCGGCTGGTTGTTTGCCCTGGGCATTGTGTTATTTTCTGGCAGCCTTTACGCTCTGGCATTAAGCGGGGTTAAGATACTCGGCGTGGTGACGCCTATTGGCGGGCTGTGTTTTTTGGCGGGGTGGCTATGCTTAGTCATTGCCGGCGTTAAATCGTTATAA
- a CDS encoding thiol:disulfide interchange protein DsbA/DsbL, giving the protein MIKRLVVASLLVLAPVFAMAADYVEGEHYIKLDKPVPTTVKGKIEVFEFFWYGCGHCANFEPLLHEWQKTAAEDTVLTGSPAMWNQPMALHAKAFYTAKVLKKLDVMHAKFFQLLSAKPRALMTESDIKSFFVSNGVAAEDFDKAFNSFGVNSLVKQADARARGAQIEGTPEMNVNGRYRVSARMAGSQADMLKVVDFLVAQERARLAAAQ; this is encoded by the coding sequence ATGATTAAACGTTTAGTAGTGGCAAGCCTGCTTGTCCTGGCCCCTGTCTTTGCCATGGCCGCCGATTATGTCGAAGGTGAGCACTATATCAAACTGGACAAGCCAGTCCCCACGACGGTCAAGGGTAAAATCGAAGTCTTTGAATTTTTCTGGTATGGCTGTGGTCACTGCGCCAACTTTGAACCACTGTTGCATGAGTGGCAAAAAACAGCGGCAGAGGACACCGTTTTAACCGGTTCTCCTGCCATGTGGAATCAGCCTATGGCGTTGCATGCCAAGGCCTTCTATACCGCCAAGGTATTGAAAAAATTAGACGTAATGCACGCTAAATTCTTTCAGTTGCTGAGCGCCAAGCCGCGAGCATTAATGACCGAAAGCGATATTAAAAGCTTCTTTGTCAGCAATGGTGTGGCAGCAGAAGATTTTGATAAAGCCTTTAACTCCTTTGGTGTTAATTCTCTGGTGAAACAAGCCGATGCTCGCGCCCGTGGTGCTCAAATAGAAGGAACGCCAGAGATGAACGTCAACGGCCGTTATCGTGTCAGTGCACGCATGGCAGGTAGCCAAGCTGATATGCTAAAAGTCGTCGATTTTCTAGTGGCACAGGAAAGAGCGCGCTTAGCCGCTGCTCAGTAA
- a CDS encoding c-type cytochrome, which produces MKKVIAIALMTLGATGFVNAAGDAAAGKDKALTCSACHGADGNSAMAMYPKLAGQGEKYLLKQMSDIKSNARPVPMMTGQLDGKSEQDLADIAAFYASQTATVNPAKDVDLALGEKIYRSGDQEKGLAACVACHSPTGSGNAPAGFPHLGGQHAEYVETQLKAFRTGYDDAANATARVNDGDTMIMRGIAGKLSDREIRAVSNYISGLH; this is translated from the coding sequence ATGAAAAAAGTCATTGCGATAGCACTAATGACCTTGGGCGCCACTGGTTTTGTGAATGCCGCTGGTGATGCTGCAGCGGGAAAAGATAAGGCACTTACCTGCTCTGCCTGTCACGGTGCCGACGGCAACAGTGCCATGGCCATGTACCCTAAACTTGCTGGTCAGGGTGAAAAATACCTGCTCAAGCAAATGAGCGATATCAAATCTAACGCACGCCCTGTGCCGATGATGACGGGTCAGCTCGATGGTAAGTCTGAGCAAGATCTGGCAGATATTGCTGCATTTTACGCCAGCCAAACCGCCACGGTTAACCCCGCCAAAGATGTTGATCTTGCCTTGGGTGAGAAAATCTATCGCAGCGGCGATCAGGAGAAGGGACTGGCTGCCTGTGTCGCTTGTCATTCGCCAACAGGCTCAGGTAATGCGCCAGCAGGTTTCCCGCATCTTGGTGGACAGCACGCCGAGTATGTGGAAACTCAGCTTAAGGCCTTCCGCACCGGCTATGATGATGCCGCGAATGCTACTGCCCGCGTCAACGACGGTGACACGATGATTATGCGTGGCATCGCAGGAAAATTATCAGACCGTGAAATCCGTGCGGTCTCTAATTATATTTCTGGCTTACACTAG
- a CDS encoding c-type cytochrome, translated as MKKIVLATTALFAIMGAHAADQATVDTYNKTCVICHGTGAAGAPKFAVADEWAVRLEQGMPALVKAVDGGMGAMPPKGMCTTCTPEEFEKLITYMSTGK; from the coding sequence ATGAAGAAAATTGTACTTGCCACGACTGCGTTATTCGCCATCATGGGCGCCCACGCTGCCGATCAAGCAACGGTTGATACCTACAATAAAACCTGTGTCATCTGTCATGGAACAGGGGCTGCCGGTGCGCCGAAATTTGCTGTTGCAGATGAATGGGCTGTCCGTCTAGAGCAGGGCATGCCTGCGCTGGTCAAGGCCGTTGACGGCGGCATGGGTGCGATGCCACCTAAGGGTATGTGTACCACCTGTACGCCAGAAGAGTTCGAAAAATTGATAACCTATATGTCTACCGGCAAATAA
- the yihA gene encoding ribosome biogenesis GTP-binding protein YihA/YsxC: protein MSDIRYESAQFLISAAKLSQCPPETGYEVAFAGRSNAGKSSAINTLTHNKKLARTSKTPGRTQLLNFFDLGNSRFLVDLPGYGYAKVPAHMKIQWQKHMEEYLSERQSLRGLVLVMDCRHPLQNFDIMMLEWATESDMPLHIIMTKSDKLKKGPASKQLLMVKKELQQYGENVTVQLFSSLKRDGLTILKNTLNSWLAEDENVVLADEADDQPEA, encoded by the coding sequence ATGTCAGATATTCGCTATGAATCGGCACAATTTCTTATCAGCGCGGCAAAATTATCACAGTGCCCGCCTGAAACCGGCTATGAAGTTGCCTTCGCCGGCCGCTCCAATGCGGGCAAGTCCAGCGCGATCAATACATTAACGCACAACAAGAAGCTGGCTCGAACCAGTAAAACACCAGGTCGCACCCAATTACTCAACTTTTTTGACCTGGGCAACAGTCGTTTTCTCGTTGACCTACCTGGATATGGTTACGCCAAAGTCCCCGCCCACATGAAAATTCAGTGGCAAAAGCATATGGAGGAATACCTCAGCGAGCGACAAAGCTTGAGAGGCTTGGTACTGGTTATGGACTGCCGCCACCCATTGCAAAATTTCGACATTATGATGCTAGAGTGGGCCACCGAGTCAGATATGCCCTTGCATATTATCATGACCAAGTCAGACAAACTGAAGAAAGGCCCTGCCAGCAAACAACTACTGATGGTAAAGAAAGAGCTGCAACAGTATGGCGAAAACGTTACCGTACAGCTGTTTTCATCGCTGAAACGCGATGGCCTGACAATTCTTAAAAACACCCTGAACAGCTGGCTGGCGGAAGATGAAAACGTTGTCCTGGCAGATGAGGCCGACGACCAGCCAGAAGCCTAA
- a CDS encoding alanine/glycine:cation symporter family protein has translation MDIINTVVDFLNGILWGYVLIYLLIAAGLFFTAALGFIQFRRFFTMWSLLSGSNQHSANSISSFQALATGLAARVGTGNMAGVAVALTLGGPGAIFWMWMMALVGMATAFVESTLAQVFKQREHNGEFIGGPAFYMENGLGQRWMGLLFCFFLIIAFGLVFNAVQANTIAAALDHSFNIDPLFSAIALVLLAGAVVFGGVQSIAKFAGFVVPFMAIAYILIALAVISLNLDQVVEMFWLIVRSAFGLDQAVGGAMGVAMMQGIKRGLFSNEAGMGSAPNIAAAADPTPKHPASQGFIQMLGVFIDTIVICSCTAFIILLSGTYSVGSEMGGIEITQTALDSSVGDWGGVFIALCIFLFSFTSLVANYSYAEFCVRFIKDSPLVVLCYRFAFLAMIIFGTIASLPMIWNMADAAMALMAVVNIVAILMLSKLAFKLAKDFNQQLREGKSPTFNPDDYPELEGKIDPDAWPRLK, from the coding sequence ATGGATATAATCAACACCGTTGTCGACTTTCTCAACGGCATTTTATGGGGCTATGTTCTTATCTATCTACTCATTGCAGCAGGCCTGTTCTTTACTGCTGCGCTTGGGTTTATTCAATTCCGTCGTTTTTTCACCATGTGGAGCCTGTTGTCCGGCAGCAATCAACACAGCGCTAACAGTATTTCGTCCTTTCAAGCCCTGGCAACAGGCCTTGCCGCTCGCGTCGGCACCGGTAACATGGCCGGCGTCGCCGTGGCGCTTACCCTCGGAGGACCCGGTGCTATTTTTTGGATGTGGATGATGGCTCTGGTCGGCATGGCAACCGCTTTTGTTGAATCGACACTGGCGCAAGTGTTTAAACAGCGAGAGCACAATGGTGAGTTTATTGGTGGGCCCGCGTTTTACATGGAGAACGGTTTAGGGCAGCGCTGGATGGGGTTACTGTTCTGCTTCTTTTTAATCATCGCCTTCGGCTTGGTGTTTAATGCAGTTCAGGCAAATACCATAGCCGCAGCGCTCGATCACTCCTTCAATATCGACCCGCTGTTCAGCGCCATTGCGCTGGTTCTTCTCGCTGGCGCCGTTGTTTTTGGCGGTGTCCAAAGCATCGCCAAGTTTGCCGGTTTTGTCGTCCCCTTCATGGCAATCGCCTATATTCTTATTGCTCTCGCCGTCATCAGCTTGAACCTCGATCAAGTTGTCGAAATGTTTTGGCTGATTGTGCGCAGCGCCTTTGGCCTCGATCAAGCCGTCGGAGGCGCCATGGGGGTTGCAATGATGCAGGGCATTAAGCGCGGCTTGTTTTCCAACGAGGCGGGTATGGGTAGCGCCCCTAATATTGCGGCAGCGGCAGACCCAACACCCAAACACCCTGCCTCACAAGGGTTTATTCAAATGCTAGGCGTATTTATCGACACCATTGTAATCTGTTCGTGTACTGCCTTTATCATATTACTGTCGGGCACTTACTCTGTCGGCAGTGAGATGGGTGGCATTGAAATCACACAGACTGCCCTCGATTCCAGCGTCGGTGACTGGGGAGGGGTATTCATCGCACTGTGCATTTTCCTCTTTTCCTTCACCTCACTCGTCGCCAATTATTCCTATGCCGAGTTCTGCGTTCGCTTTATTAAAGACAGCCCCTTGGTCGTGCTTTGCTATCGTTTTGCTTTTCTAGCGATGATTATTTTTGGCACGATTGCCAGCCTGCCGATGATATGGAATATGGCGGACGCCGCAATGGCATTAATGGCTGTCGTCAACATCGTCGCCATTCTGATGCTCAGTAAACTGGCCTTTAAACTGGCAAAAGACTTTAACCAACAACTGCGCGAGGGAAAATCCCCGACATTTAACCCCGATGACTACCCGGAGTTAGAGGGAAAAATTGACCCAGATGCATGGCCTAGGCTTAAGTAA
- the mutM gene encoding bifunctional DNA-formamidopyrimidine glycosylase/DNA-(apurinic or apyrimidinic site) lyase, whose amino-acid sequence MPELPEVETTLRGIEPHIQRQRITEVIIRQPQLRWPIPSNLDQLLAGKKVLSCQRRAKYLLLNIGNGFVIIHLGMSGSLRIIPSETPAEKHDHVDIVFDNNKTLRYHDPRRFGAVLWVEPPFEQHKLFSQLGPEPLTDDFDGKRLFTLSRQKKTPAKTFIMDNKTVVGVGNIYANEALFMAGIHPRRAAGKISLQRYIKLAGAIKQVLRKAIAEGGTTLKDFVGGDGKPGYFQQQLNVYGRSSLPCVKCDRPLKEIKISARSTVFCSNCQR is encoded by the coding sequence ATGCCTGAGTTACCAGAAGTCGAGACAACACTACGGGGAATAGAGCCCCATATTCAGCGTCAGCGGATCACCGAGGTTATCATTCGACAACCACAGCTGCGCTGGCCTATTCCATCCAACCTCGACCAACTTCTCGCGGGAAAAAAGGTACTTAGCTGCCAGCGCAGAGCCAAGTATTTGCTGCTCAATATCGGCAACGGATTTGTTATTATCCACCTTGGCATGTCGGGCAGCTTACGGATTATTCCCTCGGAAACGCCAGCAGAAAAGCACGATCATGTAGACATTGTCTTCGATAACAACAAGACACTACGGTACCACGACCCAAGACGTTTTGGTGCTGTACTCTGGGTAGAGCCCCCTTTTGAACAACATAAACTATTCAGCCAGCTCGGTCCCGAGCCGCTCACCGATGACTTCGATGGCAAGCGCCTTTTTACTCTCTCCCGTCAAAAGAAAACGCCAGCAAAGACCTTTATCATGGATAACAAAACCGTGGTTGGTGTCGGTAATATCTATGCCAACGAAGCACTGTTTATGGCCGGTATTCACCCCCGTCGAGCAGCAGGTAAAATATCCCTGCAGCGCTATATCAAACTGGCTGGGGCGATCAAACAGGTATTACGCAAGGCAATTGCAGAAGGGGGAACGACGCTGAAAGATTTTGTTGGTGGCGATGGCAAACCGGGGTATTTCCAGCAACAACTCAATGTTTATGGCCGCAGCTCCCTCCCCTGCGTAAAATGTGATAGACCTCTAAAAGAAATAAAAATCTCTGCCAGAAGCACGGTTTTTTGCTCCAACTGTCAGAGATAA
- the ggt gene encoding gamma-glutamyltransferase: MAKVSRANGQGISLLILLALLLTSYGAVVAATDDIAPEASSGIRAEVNSARFEHAIAVTANPYASDAANDILKRGGSAIDAAITAQLVLGLVEPQSSGIGGGAFLLHYNASQQQLAYFDGRETAPTGVGDDLFLNGDGQPMGFYEAVVGGRSVGVPGVVAMLEKAHQHGGKLPWKTLFEPAIRLSRDGFIVSERMHQMVAKTPKIEARKAIRDYLFIDDNPVAVGYRLKNPAYADTLTLIAQQGSKGFYQGAVAAAIVAAVQTDENAGSLAINDLKNYHSKQRRPLCGQYREFDVCGAAPPSSGASTVIAILGVLEQVLAQDYQPSSLSFTHLFAESSRLAFADRNRYVGDPDFVEVPLQIIAPKYLQQRAQLLRHNKTMPADVAVAGRFDGLANITAASPELSSTTHLVIVDSDGNSVSMTSSIENAFGSRLMVAGFILNNQLTDFSFSRDADDRRVANRVEANKRPRSSMSPMIVMKNNRPYLLIGSPGGARIIDFVAKTTAYVLDQKLGLAEAIASPQIIHMGRRLELEQSAVFEHLKPQLEQMGHRVDVKLINSGIHAVLIGDSGELTGAADPRREGRVSGY, translated from the coding sequence ATGGCAAAAGTATCGCGGGCTAACGGGCAAGGAATAAGCTTACTGATTCTACTTGCACTGCTGCTAACCAGCTACGGTGCAGTGGTTGCGGCAACTGACGACATCGCGCCAGAGGCCAGCAGCGGTATCAGAGCCGAGGTCAACAGTGCTCGCTTCGAGCATGCTATCGCCGTCACCGCCAACCCTTATGCCAGTGACGCCGCCAATGACATACTCAAGCGTGGTGGCAGCGCCATCGATGCGGCAATCACCGCTCAGTTGGTGTTGGGTTTGGTTGAGCCACAGTCTTCGGGTATTGGCGGCGGGGCGTTTCTGCTCCATTATAATGCCAGTCAGCAGCAATTAGCCTATTTTGATGGCCGAGAAACGGCACCCACCGGCGTCGGTGATGACCTTTTTCTCAACGGTGATGGCCAGCCGATGGGGTTTTATGAGGCTGTGGTGGGTGGCCGCTCAGTCGGCGTTCCTGGGGTGGTTGCGATGCTTGAGAAGGCGCATCAGCATGGTGGTAAACTGCCCTGGAAGACACTGTTTGAACCCGCTATTCGTCTATCGAGAGATGGCTTTATCGTGTCAGAGCGAATGCATCAGATGGTCGCCAAAACCCCGAAAATTGAAGCAAGAAAGGCTATCCGTGACTACCTGTTTATCGATGACAATCCTGTTGCCGTTGGCTATCGATTAAAAAACCCTGCCTATGCCGACACGCTGACTCTGATTGCGCAGCAGGGCAGCAAGGGCTTTTATCAGGGCGCGGTGGCGGCGGCGATAGTCGCGGCGGTTCAGACGGATGAAAATGCCGGTAGCCTCGCAATAAACGACTTGAAAAATTATCACAGTAAACAGCGTCGGCCACTGTGTGGTCAATACCGTGAGTTTGATGTTTGCGGAGCCGCACCACCATCATCAGGGGCGTCAACCGTGATTGCCATTTTGGGCGTTCTTGAACAGGTGCTGGCGCAGGATTATCAGCCATCGAGCTTGTCATTCACCCATCTATTTGCCGAGTCTTCTCGCTTGGCCTTTGCCGACCGTAACCGCTATGTTGGCGACCCTGATTTTGTCGAGGTACCGCTGCAGATTATTGCGCCGAAATACCTACAACAACGGGCACAGTTGCTACGCCACAATAAGACAATGCCTGCGGATGTTGCTGTTGCGGGACGTTTTGATGGGCTGGCCAACATAACTGCGGCGAGCCCAGAACTGAGCTCAACAACACATTTGGTGATTGTCGATAGCGATGGCAATAGCGTCAGCATGACCAGCAGTATTGAAAACGCCTTTGGTTCCCGGCTGATGGTAGCAGGCTTTATTCTCAACAATCAGTTAACCGACTTCTCCTTTTCCCGTGATGCGGATGATCGCCGAGTGGCCAACCGTGTCGAGGCGAATAAACGGCCGAGGAGTTCAATGTCACCCATGATTGTGATGAAGAATAATAGGCCCTACTTACTGATCGGTAGTCCTGGTGGCGCGAGAATTATCGACTTTGTTGCCAAGACAACAGCCTATGTATTGGATCAAAAATTAGGATTAGCCGAGGCTATTGCCAGCCCGCAAATCATTCATATGGGGCGGCGTTTGGAATTGGAGCAGAGTGCTGTATTTGAGCACCTGAAGCCGCAGCTTGAGCAGATGGGGCACCGCGTAGACGTCAAGCTAATCAACAGCGGTATTCATGCGGTACTGATTGGTGATAGCGGAGAACTCACCGGGGCTGCCGACCCTCGGAGAGAGGGCCGAGTCAGTGGGTACTAG
- a CDS encoding YfhL family 4Fe-4S dicluster ferredoxin, producing the protein MALLITDECINCDICEPECPNEAISQGDEIYVIDVDKCTECVGHYDDPQCVEVCPVDCIPLNPNKVETEDELWQKYRGLTGKE; encoded by the coding sequence ATGGCATTATTGATTACCGACGAATGCATCAACTGCGATATTTGCGAGCCGGAGTGCCCCAATGAGGCGATCTCTCAGGGCGACGAGATCTATGTGATTGACGTCGATAAGTGCACCGAGTGTGTTGGTCACTACGATGATCCTCAGTGCGTAGAAGTGTGTCCTGTTGACTGTATTCCTCTCAACCCGAACAAGGTAGAAACAGAGGACGAGTTATGGCAAAAGTATCGCGGGCTAACGGGCAAGGAATAA
- the coaD gene encoding pantetheine-phosphate adenylyltransferase: MTSIVYPGTFDPITNGHIDLVERAAKLFDKVVVAIAFSEKKKPLFTLEQRIELCRESLSHLGNVEVVGFSNLLVDLVKDNDTYVVLRGLRAVSDFEYEFQLANMNRAMDKQFETVFLTPSDHLSFISSTLVREIAALNGEVSQFVHPVVCQALTERFASAE; this comes from the coding sequence ATGACCAGTATTGTTTATCCCGGCACTTTTGATCCTATTACCAACGGTCATATCGATCTTGTTGAGCGCGCGGCAAAGTTATTCGACAAGGTGGTTGTGGCGATTGCGTTTAGCGAGAAAAAAAAGCCCCTGTTTACTCTGGAGCAGCGTATTGAGCTCTGTCGGGAGTCGCTATCACATCTCGGCAATGTCGAGGTTGTTGGTTTTAGCAATTTACTGGTGGATTTGGTTAAGGATAACGATACCTATGTGGTACTGCGCGGTCTGCGGGCGGTGTCAGATTTTGAATATGAGTTCCAGTTGGCCAATATGAACCGAGCCATGGATAAGCAGTTTGAGACGGTGTTCTTGACACCATCTGATCATCTGTCATTCATCTCTTCAACGCTGGTACGTGAGATTGCAGCGCTCAACGGTGAGGTCTCCCAGTTTGTTCATCCGGTTGTTTGTCAGGCCTTAACCGAACGATTTGCCTCCGCGGAATAG
- the rsmD gene encoding 16S rRNA (guanine(966)-N(2))-methyltransferase RsmD yields MVKRKQQKQALASRKKPVAKNANSLRIIAGQWRGRRLNFIDSEGLRPTGDRVRETLFNWLQVDVPGAVCIDLFAGAGALGFEAASRGAAKVVMIEKSRAVAERLRQNVALLDAGHVEIVNGSAIDWMNGSAEAADIVFVDPPFAGDLLEQSLRQMEAACWLKDSTLIYIETAKYQAFTVPAGWQQLKQKNTGQVSVYLYQRSSER; encoded by the coding sequence GTGGTTAAACGTAAACAGCAAAAACAGGCATTGGCATCTCGCAAAAAGCCGGTGGCCAAGAACGCCAATTCACTGCGTATTATTGCCGGCCAATGGCGGGGGAGACGGTTAAACTTTATTGATAGCGAAGGGCTTAGGCCGACCGGCGATCGGGTAAGAGAGACGCTGTTTAACTGGCTGCAGGTCGATGTGCCGGGGGCTGTCTGTATCGATTTGTTTGCCGGCGCCGGCGCACTCGGTTTTGAGGCCGCTTCCCGAGGCGCAGCCAAGGTAGTGATGATTGAAAAATCCAGGGCGGTTGCCGAGCGCTTGAGGCAGAATGTGGCATTACTCGATGCAGGCCATGTTGAGATAGTTAACGGCAGTGCCATCGACTGGATGAATGGCTCGGCTGAGGCGGCGGACATTGTCTTCGTCGACCCTCCTTTCGCCGGCGACCTGCTCGAGCAAAGCCTAAGGCAAATGGAGGCCGCGTGCTGGTTAAAGGATTCCACTCTTATCTATATCGAAACGGCTAAGTATCAGGCCTTTACTGTTCCGGCAGGCTGGCAGCAACTCAAACAAAAGAATACCGGCCAGGTCAGTGTCTACCTATATCAACGATCGAGCGAGCGATGA
- the ftsY gene encoding signal recognition particle-docking protein FtsY translates to MKFFKRRKKETPAEVPAEVVSSQPVAPEAVVNTPAAEEVSSEKPKQGFFGRLKQGLSRTSANFSDGMGSLLLGKKEIDDELLEDLETQLIMADVGMVATNRIIDNLTRKVSRNELTDTDALYQALQDELSALLIPCEAPLVIDTTKSPYVILMVGVNGVGKTTTIGKLARRYQGEGKSVMLAAGDTFRAAAVEQLQVWGERNDVPVVAQHTGADSASVLFDALSAAKARNVDVLIADTAGRLQNKDHLMEELKKVIRVMKKIDPEAPHEVMLVLDAGTGQNALSQAQAFQQAVGVTGLTLTKLDGTAKGGVIFAISEALELPIRFIGVGEQVDDLRDFNAADFTRALFNTNEE, encoded by the coding sequence ATGAAGTTTTTTAAACGCCGTAAAAAAGAAACCCCAGCCGAAGTCCCCGCCGAGGTTGTCAGCTCACAGCCAGTCGCCCCCGAGGCAGTGGTTAACACGCCAGCCGCCGAAGAGGTCAGCTCGGAGAAACCCAAGCAAGGATTCTTCGGTCGACTCAAGCAGGGCCTCTCTCGTACCAGCGCTAACTTCAGCGATGGCATGGGAAGCTTGCTGCTTGGTAAAAAAGAGATCGACGACGAGCTGTTGGAGGACTTAGAGACCCAGCTGATCATGGCCGACGTCGGCATGGTGGCGACCAACCGCATCATCGACAACCTCACCCGTAAGGTTTCTCGCAACGAATTGACCGATACCGACGCCCTCTATCAAGCACTGCAGGACGAACTGTCAGCACTGTTGATTCCCTGCGAAGCGCCGCTGGTCATCGATACCACCAAATCACCCTATGTTATTCTGATGGTTGGCGTCAATGGCGTCGGCAAGACAACAACTATTGGCAAGCTTGCCCGCCGCTACCAGGGCGAGGGAAAATCCGTCATGCTCGCCGCCGGAGACACCTTCCGCGCTGCCGCCGTAGAACAGCTGCAGGTCTGGGGTGAGCGTAACGATGTTCCCGTCGTCGCCCAGCATACCGGCGCCGATAGCGCCTCTGTTTTGTTCGATGCCTTATCGGCAGCCAAGGCGCGTAATGTCGACGTTTTAATTGCCGATACTGCAGGTCGCTTGCAAAATAAAGATCACTTAATGGAAGAACTGAAAAAAGTGATTCGGGTGATGAAGAAGATCGATCCTGAGGCCCCACACGAGGTTATGCTAGTCCTCGATGCCGGCACGGGGCAGAATGCCCTGTCACAGGCACAGGCTTTTCAGCAGGCAGTCGGTGTTACCGGTCTGACGCTAACCAAGCTTGACGGCACGGCTAAAGGCGGCGTTATCTTTGCCATCAGCGAGGCACTTGAGCTGCCTATTCGCTTTATCGGTGTCGGAGAACAAGTCGACGATTTACGTGATTTTAATGCCGCCGATTTTACCCGCGCACTTTTTAATACAAATGAAGAATAA